In the genome of Coregonus clupeaformis isolate EN_2021a chromosome 1, ASM2061545v1, whole genome shotgun sequence, one region contains:
- the ndufb2 gene encoding NADH dehydrogenase [ubiquinone] 1 beta subcomplex subunit 2, mitochondrial produces the protein MSSLGRAMGVLRAGTQLLTRGPLKIVTRKAGGGPHIEAQYRQFPQLTKSQTFQAELLSSAMWFWILWHCWHDPDAVMGHFPWPDASAWTDEELGIPADDEE, from the exons ATGTCTTCTTTAGGAAGGGCCATGGGTGTCCTTAGGGCCGGGACGCAGCTTCTTACACGTGGACCTCTGAAAATTGTAACCCGAAA AGCTGGTGGTGGACCACACATAGAGGCCCAGTACAGGCAATTCCCACAACTCACCAAGAGCCAGACGTTCCAAGCAGAGCTCCTCAGCAGTGCCATGTGGTTCTGGATCCTGTGGCACTGCTGGCATGACCCAGATGCAGTAATG ggtcacTTCCCATGGCCTGATGCGTCCGCATGGACAGATGAGGAACTGGGGATCCCAGCTGACGATGAGGAATGA